A window from Hyla sarda isolate aHylSar1 chromosome 1 unlocalized genomic scaffold, aHylSar1.hap1 SUPER_1_unloc_11, whole genome shotgun sequence encodes these proteins:
- the LOC130297941 gene encoding gastrula zinc finger protein XlCGF17.1-like yields MGRGWGFQHDNDPKHTARALRSGSSSQDVKEKDGHRRGVGHQRAHTGKKPYSCSECGKCSIKKSVVIKHKRTHTGEKPFSCLQCGKCFTEKSNLVKHQRTHTGEKPFSCSQCGKCFTEKSSLVQHQRTHTGEKPFSCSQCGKCFTEKSNLVKHQRTHTGEKPFSCSECGKRFTCKSDVTRHQRTHTGEKPFSCSECGKCFTDKSNLVQHKRTHTGEKPFSCSICGKRFTCKSDVTRHKITHTGEKPFSCSECGKCFTDKSSLLKHQKTHTGEKPCSCSECGKCFTRNSSLTKHKRTHTGETPYSCSECGKCFTHYTSLYRHKRTHTGEKPIQNNK; encoded by the exons atgggtcGTGGCTGGGGCTTCCAGCATGACAACGACccgaaacacacagccagggcacTAAGGAGTGGCTCc tcatcacaggatgttaagGAAAAAGATGGTCatagaaggggtgttggacatcaacgagctcatacaggaaagaaaccatattcatgctcagaatgtgggaaatgttctattaagaaatcagttgttattaaacataaaagaactcacacaggggagaagccattttcatgtttacagtgtggaaaatgttttactgaaaaatcaaatcttgttaaacatcagagaactcacacaggggagaagcctttttcatgttcacaatgtggaaaatgttttactgaaaaatcaagtcttgttcaacatcaaagaactcacacaggagagaagccattttcatgttcacaatgtgggaaatgttttactgaaaaatcaaatcttgttaaacatcaaagaactcacacaggagagaagccattttcatgctcagaatgtgggaaacgttttACTTGCAAATCAGATGTTActcgacatcaaagaactcacacaggggagaaaccattttcatgttcagaatgtgggaaatgttttactgataaatcaaatcttgttcaacataaaaggactcacacaggggagaagccattttcatgctcaataTGTGGGAAACGTTTTACTTGCAAATCAGATGTTACTCGACataaaataactcacacaggggagaaaccattttcatgttcagaatgtgggaaatgttttactgataaatcaagtcttcttaaacatcagaaaactcacacaggagagaagccatgttcatgttcagaatgtgggaaatgttttactcgcaATTCAAGTCTTACTaagcataaaagaactcacacaggggagacgccatattcatgttcagaatgtgggaaatgctttactCATTATACAAGTCTTTATaggcataaaagaactcacacaggagagaagccaattcagaacaataaatga